One genomic region from Egicoccus sp. AB-alg6-2 encodes:
- a CDS encoding OsmC family protein, producing the protein MSADLDLRAVQAPLKARYREEPASALLTLSADGDLDGAGVTCSVRTGQAVVEAGLHPYTGGDGLSACSGDLLLQALVACAGVTLRAVARSLEVSIDGGRVVAEGDLDFRGTLGVDRDAPVGFRAIRVVFELDTPADEPTLQKLCELTERYCVVHQSLSGVPERSMRIDRRREHPTTG; encoded by the coding sequence ATGTCCGCCGACCTCGACCTGCGTGCGGTCCAGGCCCCGCTCAAGGCCCGTTACCGCGAGGAGCCGGCCAGCGCGCTGCTGACGCTGTCGGCGGACGGCGACCTCGACGGCGCGGGCGTCACCTGCTCGGTCCGCACCGGGCAGGCCGTCGTCGAGGCGGGCCTGCACCCCTACACCGGCGGGGACGGCCTGTCGGCCTGCTCCGGTGACCTGCTGCTGCAGGCGCTGGTCGCCTGCGCCGGCGTGACCTTGCGCGCCGTCGCCCGCTCGCTGGAGGTGTCGATCGACGGCGGACGCGTGGTGGCGGAGGGCGACCTCGACTTCCGCGGCACGCTGGGCGTCGACCGTGACGCACCGGTCGGCTTCCGGGCCATCCGGGTCGTGTTCGAGCTCGACACGCCCGCCGACGAACCGACCCTGCAGAAATTGTGCGAGTTGACCGAGCGCTACTGCGTCGTGCACCAGTCCCTGTCCGGCGTGCCGGAGCGGTCCATGCGCATCGACCGGCGCCGCGAGCACCCGACCACCGGGTGA
- a CDS encoding alpha-1,4-glucan--maltose-1-phosphate maltosyltransferase codes for MGITNRRVSIRAVSPRVDGGRYPAKTSRGETVVVEADVFADSHDLIDAVVCWRRAGQRRWYEAPMVPLANDRWRGEFVIDALGRHEFRVVGWIDRFATWQRDTRKKLAAEVATDVDLAIGAELLREVRERASGEDADLLQVLAEQLLDTSAPADERATPALAPETSELVARSDARRFATESDRYPLRVDREKARYSTWYELFPRSASPEPGRHGTFDDVIGRLPYVAAMGFDVLYLPPIHPIGTIHRKGRNNAVEAEAGDPGSPWAIGSAEGGHDAIHPELGTIKDFRRLVKACGEHGLELALDIAFQCAPDHPWVHEHPEWFKKRPDGSIQYAENPPKKYQDIYPLDFETSDAEGLWTALKGVFEHWIDEGVRIFRVDNPHTKAFAFWEWCLAELLDEHPDLIFLSESFTRPAVMQELARIGFNQSYTYFAWKNHKWELEQYYHELFRTEVRDYFRPNSWPNTPDILTEFLQHGGRPAFVQKLVLAATLTANYGIYGPTFELMEHEARPGAEEYLDNEKYEIRHWDLDHPHSLAEMIRLVNRIRHDNPALQQDRGFALHHVDNEQLFAFSKRDPQSDNTVLVIVNLDTNWKQAGTTWLDLAALGIASEDEPFTVHDRIADARFTWRGRRNYVELDPHVSPAHVFVVQGMEA; via the coding sequence GTGGGAATCACCAACCGCCGTGTCAGCATCCGCGCCGTCTCACCGCGCGTCGATGGTGGCCGCTACCCCGCCAAGACCTCCCGCGGCGAGACCGTCGTCGTCGAGGCGGACGTGTTCGCCGACTCGCACGACCTGATCGACGCCGTGGTCTGCTGGCGACGTGCCGGCCAGCGCCGCTGGTACGAGGCGCCGATGGTGCCGCTGGCCAACGACCGTTGGCGGGGCGAGTTCGTGATCGACGCGCTCGGCCGGCACGAGTTCCGCGTCGTCGGCTGGATCGACCGGTTCGCGACCTGGCAGCGCGACACCCGCAAGAAGCTCGCCGCCGAGGTCGCCACCGACGTGGACCTGGCGATCGGCGCCGAACTGCTGCGCGAGGTGCGCGAACGCGCCAGCGGCGAGGACGCCGACCTGCTGCAGGTGCTCGCCGAGCAGTTGCTGGACACCTCGGCGCCGGCCGACGAGCGGGCGACCCCGGCATTGGCCCCCGAGACCTCGGAGCTGGTCGCGCGCAGCGACGCCCGCCGCTTCGCCACCGAGTCCGACCGCTACCCGCTGCGGGTGGACCGCGAGAAGGCGCGGTATTCGACCTGGTACGAGCTCTTCCCCCGCTCGGCGTCGCCCGAGCCGGGCCGCCACGGCACCTTCGACGACGTCATCGGGCGTCTGCCCTACGTGGCGGCGATGGGCTTCGACGTGCTCTACCTGCCGCCGATCCACCCGATCGGCACCATCCACCGCAAGGGTCGCAACAACGCCGTCGAGGCCGAGGCGGGCGATCCCGGGTCGCCGTGGGCGATCGGGTCGGCCGAGGGCGGCCACGACGCCATCCATCCCGAGCTCGGGACCATCAAGGACTTCCGCCGCCTGGTGAAGGCGTGCGGTGAGCACGGCCTGGAGCTGGCGCTCGACATCGCGTTCCAGTGCGCGCCGGACCACCCGTGGGTGCACGAGCACCCGGAGTGGTTCAAGAAGCGTCCCGACGGCTCGATCCAGTACGCCGAGAACCCGCCCAAGAAGTACCAGGACATCTACCCGCTGGACTTCGAGACCAGCGACGCCGAGGGCCTGTGGACCGCGCTCAAGGGCGTGTTCGAGCACTGGATCGACGAGGGCGTCCGCATCTTCCGGGTCGACAACCCCCACACGAAGGCGTTCGCCTTCTGGGAGTGGTGCCTCGCCGAACTGCTCGACGAGCACCCCGACCTGATCTTCCTGTCGGAGTCGTTCACCCGTCCTGCCGTGATGCAGGAGCTGGCGCGGATCGGGTTCAACCAGTCCTACACCTACTTCGCGTGGAAGAACCACAAGTGGGAGCTCGAGCAGTACTACCACGAGCTGTTCCGCACCGAGGTGCGGGACTACTTCCGGCCCAACTCCTGGCCCAACACGCCCGACATCCTGACCGAGTTCCTCCAGCACGGGGGCCGTCCGGCGTTCGTGCAGAAGCTGGTCCTGGCCGCGACGCTGACCGCAAACTACGGCATCTACGGGCCCACGTTCGAACTGATGGAGCACGAGGCCCGGCCGGGCGCCGAGGAGTACCTCGACAACGAGAAGTACGAGATCCGGCACTGGGACCTCGATCATCCGCACTCGCTGGCGGAGATGATCCGCCTGGTCAACCGCATCCGACACGACAACCCGGCCCTGCAGCAGGACCGCGGCTTCGCGCTGCACCACGTCGACAACGAGCAGCTGTTCGCCTTCTCCAAGCGGGATCCGCAGAGCGACAACACGGTGCTGGTGATCGTCAACCTCGACACCAACTGGAAGCAGGCGGGCACGACCTGGCTGGACCTCGCCGCCCTGGGCATCGCGTCGGAGGACGAGCCCTTCACGGTGCACGACCGCATCGCCGACGCCCGATTCACGTGGAGGGGCCGGCGCAACTACGTCGAGCTCGACCCGCACGTGAGCCCCGCACACGTGTTCGTCGTGCAGGGCATGGAGGCATGA
- a CDS encoding aromatic acid exporter family protein, translating to MPSQLARPLAGTRRAALRVRVAARTIVQTAVAVALAWLVATEVFGYELPFFAPVAAVITLSATSGAPVRRAVDLAAGVALGILVGDLLILAIGTGVPQIVTVVVLAMLAATLLGGTVLVVNQAAISAILVSTLLPPSASLVPHRVFHALIGGAVAVLVGHLLLRSPPVPSVARVAQPVFAGLSHALTATADALRRGDAAAAEAALLAARGLDPDVRELGQAIADAQDLAQFTLGRRAIREQLQAHEEALRQLDHAVRNTRVLARASIALLSASAPAERDGAGPARALLAVSEAVEDLAAGVLALGEQLTEGAGPEAVRATALHAATHAGALFPDRWSLSLARVVGQIRATSVDLLRGSGLELWDAQQLLEHQDGAADPGHRNA from the coding sequence GTGCCGTCGCAGCTCGCGCGTCCCCTGGCGGGCACACGGCGGGCGGCGCTGCGGGTGCGGGTCGCCGCGCGCACCATCGTCCAGACGGCGGTCGCGGTCGCGCTGGCCTGGCTCGTCGCCACCGAGGTGTTCGGGTACGAGCTGCCGTTCTTCGCGCCGGTCGCGGCGGTCATCACGCTCAGCGCGACCTCGGGCGCGCCGGTCCGCCGTGCGGTCGACCTGGCGGCCGGGGTCGCGCTCGGGATCCTCGTCGGCGACCTGCTCATCCTGGCGATCGGGACCGGCGTCCCGCAGATCGTCACCGTGGTCGTGCTCGCCATGCTGGCCGCCACGCTGCTGGGCGGCACGGTGCTGGTGGTCAACCAGGCCGCGATCTCCGCCATCCTCGTCTCGACGCTGCTGCCGCCGTCGGCGTCGCTGGTTCCGCACCGGGTCTTCCATGCCCTCATCGGCGGCGCCGTCGCGGTCCTCGTGGGGCACCTGCTGCTGCGCAGCCCCCCGGTCCCGAGCGTCGCCCGCGTGGCGCAGCCGGTGTTCGCCGGGCTCTCCCACGCGCTGACGGCGACGGCCGACGCGCTGCGCCGCGGTGACGCGGCGGCCGCCGAGGCCGCCCTGCTCGCGGCACGAGGGCTGGACCCCGACGTGCGCGAGCTCGGCCAGGCCATCGCGGACGCCCAGGACCTGGCCCAGTTCACGCTCGGCAGGCGCGCCATCCGCGAGCAACTCCAGGCACACGAGGAGGCGCTGCGGCAGCTGGACCACGCCGTCCGCAACACGCGCGTGCTGGCCAGGGCGAGCATCGCCCTGCTGTCGGCGTCGGCGCCGGCCGAACGTGACGGGGCCGGCCCCGCCCGCGCCCTCCTCGCCGTCAGCGAAGCGGTCGAGGACCTCGCCGCCGGTGTCCTGGCGCTCGGCGAGCAGCTCACCGAGGGCGCCGGGCCCGAGGCCGTCCGCGCCACCGCACTGCACGCGGCGACGCACGCCGGCGCGCTGTTCCCCGATCGCTGGTCGCTGTCGCTGGCGCGGGTCGTCGGCCAGATCCGCGCCACCTCGGTGGACCTGCTGCGCGGCTCCGGACTCGAGCTGTGGGACGCGCAACAGCTGCTCGAACACCAGGACGGCGCCGCCGATCCCGGACACCGGAACGCGTGA
- a CDS encoding uracil-DNA glycosylase, whose amino-acid sequence MPRLPAFGSYPDLPTLERAVVDCRACPRLVAWREQVARDKRRAFADWDYWGRPIPGFGDPEARVLLVGLAPAAHGANRTGRIFTGDRSGDWLFASLYRTGFANQPTSVARDDGLALTDAWVTAPVRCAPPANKPTPDERDRCAPYLDAEFDLLPWQVVVALGGFAWNVVLGHRGHEGARPRFGHGAEARLADGRVLLGSYHVSQQNTFTGRLTEEMLDAVFDRARALIG is encoded by the coding sequence ATGCCGCGACTGCCCGCCTTCGGTTCCTACCCCGACCTGCCCACGCTCGAGCGGGCGGTCGTGGACTGCCGGGCGTGTCCGCGGCTGGTCGCCTGGCGGGAACAGGTGGCGCGCGACAAGCGTCGGGCGTTCGCCGACTGGGACTACTGGGGGCGTCCGATTCCGGGGTTCGGTGACCCGGAGGCCCGGGTGCTGCTCGTCGGGCTCGCCCCGGCGGCCCATGGCGCGAACCGGACCGGACGGATCTTCACCGGTGACCGGTCAGGCGACTGGCTGTTCGCGTCGCTGTACCGGACCGGTTTCGCCAACCAGCCGACCTCGGTCGCCCGCGACGACGGCCTGGCCCTGACCGACGCGTGGGTGACGGCGCCGGTCCGCTGCGCACCGCCGGCGAACAAGCCCACCCCCGACGAGCGGGACCGGTGCGCGCCCTATCTCGATGCCGAGTTCGACCTGCTGCCGTGGCAGGTCGTGGTCGCGCTGGGCGGGTTCGCGTGGAACGTCGTCCTCGGACACCGCGGGCACGAGGGCGCCCGGCCCAGGTTCGGGCACGGTGCCGAGGCACGGCTCGCGGACGGTCGCGTGCTGCTCGGCAGCTACCACGTCAGCCAGCAGAACACGTTCACGGGGCGGCTGACCGAGGAGATGCTGGACGCCGTCTTCGACCGTGCCCGTGCGCTGATCGGCTGA